Within the Epinephelus lanceolatus isolate andai-2023 chromosome 22, ASM4190304v1, whole genome shotgun sequence genome, the region GCACGCCGCCGTCAAGTAAGAGCTCTGGGGCGAGTGGTTATCGCTTCCGAACATCCAGTGAAGGCGAGGGGACAATGAACCGGCCGTTCCGCTCAGCCACAGGAAGTCTGGTTCACCTGAACTCGGCACGCGCCCATCATGGTCGCCAGGAAGggggtggcagcagcagcagcgggagTGGTGTCGCCACAGGAAACGCTGGCACGAGCACAGGCAGCGGGCGCTACGTCAGAGCAATCCCAGGGTCGACATCCACCTACCACGCCCGTTCCGCCTCGCTGCCAGTCTCCCACTTCCCATCCACCACCAGTCCAGTAAGCGTCTCCTCCAGCAGTGGCCATGGCTCCGTCTCCGACACGCTCACCCGCCCGTCGAGCGCCTCGATATGTGGCTCCCCATCTGACGGAGGCTTCAACTCTTCAGATGAGTATGGTTCCAGTCCTGGTGACTTCCGGTACTTCCGGGTGCGGAGTAACACGCCAGACTCCCTTGGCAACACCCCACCAATCAGAGAAGAGAACTGTCTAAATGATTACATGGCCATGGGCTGGAACCGGGAGGTCTTCGGCACCAGTGGAGGCTCTGGAAACAACAGCGGAGGTGACACGCCACGGGATGAGAGCACGTCGACAGAGGAGGACCGCTTTTCTTCGTCGTCACTGAGGAGAAGGACACACTCTTTCACCAGACCAACCGGTGGTGCAACTGGCGGTTCTGGAGTGGCAGTTTACCAGAAAATGACCCAGACCAACTTCTCATTGGACGAGGGGTCAGATGTCGTGTTACCATTTGGCAGCGGACTGCTCCGCGGTGggccatcctcctcctcttcctcgctgCGTTCTGACTACAGCTCCTGCTCCGAGCACAGCCAGCAGAGCCGTCCCTCCACGCTCTCCCGGACGGAGGCCAGCGGTGAGCGCCcgcccctctcctcctcctctgccaaGGAAGACAGCGGCTACATGCCTATGATGTGTGGCGTGGCTGCGTCGCCACGGGACACTCCTCCCGACTACATGCCTATGCAACCCAGCTCTTACTCACATCCCATTTCCCATTCCCCCCAGTTTCACAGTCCAGCTTTAGGTCCCCGTTCAGCCCACCACCCTCCACAGATCCAGTCCCAATCCTCCACAGACTCCCACGGTTACATGATGATGCTCCCAGGGGGCAGCGGCAGCTCCCCGTCTCCAGGTCAGGCCTCCCCCAGCCCTCACAGTAGCTCCAGCATGGCAGGTGCCAGTGGAAGTGACAGCATAGCGGAGAGACCTGAAAATGGAGAATATATGGACATGTCGTACTGCAGCGGTGGGGGGCGCAAGCTCTCAAATGAAGGGAGCGGTGCGTATTACACACCTGGCACACCTGAGAGCACCCCAAAGTCTTACAGCCCTTATTTCTCCCTCCCTCGTTCCTACAAGGCCCCCACCAGAGAGAGGGATGAGAAGGAGTATGGGGAGTATGTTCCTATGAGTTCTCCTGCCAAGCCAGTATATTCATCAGTTGCCACAGCTTCCATGTCAACACCAGAGAAGAAGGGTGGAGGAGGTAGTAGCACCTCCACCCCCTCTCACCCACCCCCGCCTTATGGAGCTCACCATACGACTGCAGCAATGGCTGACCGACGCGTCGTGAGGCCAAACCGCCTCCCTTTAGGCAGGAGAAGTTTCCATGGTCCACTGCGGGTTAGTGAGCCCTCCACAGCGTCTGCAGGCACCTCCACCTCAGTCTCCGCCACTGTCAGCTCATCTGAAAGGCCCTCCAGTCCCGGGGAGTATATTAACATCGAGTTTGGGGATCACTACCCCCACCAACAACAGTCCCCTGCTTATCCTCTCTCTGCCCAAGACGAAGCGCCTTCCCTGGGATCCAGTGACCACCGTCACTCCCCTCACCAGGACTACATGAGTGTGGAGGTAGCAGCTGACCAGCAGGACAGCGCTGAATGTCTGGGTAAAAACCAGTCACCCAGACCCAGTCTTGTTGCCCCCTGGAACCCACCCAGCTATATCCGACCCCTGGCTAGCAATCCCGGGGCGCTGGCCTCCCCTGGAGTCCCCGCCGGTGGTCACTGGAGGTCAATGGGGGATGACTACACAGACATGACATTTAACCTCAGCAGAGGTGAGAGGACGCAAACGAGCCCCACAGCCATGCTGCAGCATCTCTGTGTGATAGAGGGACATTACGGCCacgctccctcctcctcctcctcatccatttctccccctctccccccGTCAAGCCCTGGAAGGGCGCCGTCACAGCAGGTGGAACCCAAAGTGGTTAGGGCCGATCCCCAAGGCAGAAGAAGACACAGCTCGGAGACGTTCTCCTCCACGTCCTCCTCTAATTCAACTCCCTCTGGAGGAGGACTAGCCCCATCATCCTCAGCCACCCACCCGACACTGGCCAGCTCCACAGCCCCCAACGGATCTTACCTAACGGAGGGTCAGGCTTCCAGATGGGCCAGCTCCGCATCTTTTGACAGCATGTGGGTGTCCATGGAGGGTCTAGGGGACTCACCGGCTCACCATGCTCCAATAAGAGCCATGGAAATGGGCGCAGCCTCCGGGACCTCAGCATCCTCCTCCTCGGGGGCTGGAGCCGGCAGAATGTGCAGGAACATGTCTGTGGGCTACCAGAATGGCCTGAACTACATTGCCTTGGAGCTGAGGGAGG harbors:
- the irs4b gene encoding insulin receptor substrate 2-B produces the protein MANFTNYQEGKAAMLMVETQQRDVGTKSAAATANGDGSVGEPPSPLINIGGGGGGGSRFHQHLPPSNHHHLSLHNPPKEQQQQHHHYQLAPQQQHLSGESTAESPGRKASSSSSLSQVHTAEDPAASSAASSSSGHVYAAVNVANTSDVVDDIRKCGYLRKQKHGHKRFFVLRAASHLGPSRLEYYDSEKKFRNSLRSAAAAAASGGAVAPSPPKRVIYLYQCFTVNKRADSKNKHLIALYTKDEYFAIVAENEQEQEDWYVAVSELMSEGKKGHVDSDELDDGYGTVTPGTVFKEVWQVNVKPKGLGQTKNLTGVYRLCLSTKTIHLVKLNSETPCVNLQLMNIRRCGHSESFFFIEVGRSSSIGPGEIWMQVDDSVVAQNMHETILETMKALKAFAEFRPRSKSQSSGSNPMPFITTRRHLGNLPPSQTGLQRRSRTESVVGTPPSSKSSGASGYRFRTSSEGEGTMNRPFRSATGSLVHLNSARAHHGRQEGGGSSSSGSGVATGNAGTSTGSGRYVRAIPGSTSTYHARSASLPVSHFPSTTSPVSVSSSSGHGSVSDTLTRPSSASICGSPSDGGFNSSDEYGSSPGDFRYFRVRSNTPDSLGNTPPIREENCLNDYMAMGWNREVFGTSGGSGNNSGGDTPRDESTSTEEDRFSSSSLRRRTHSFTRPTGGATGGSGVAVYQKMTQTNFSLDEGSDVVLPFGSGLLRGGPSSSSSSLRSDYSSCSEHSQQSRPSTLSRTEASGERPPLSSSSAKEDSGYMPMMCGVAASPRDTPPDYMPMQPSSYSHPISHSPQFHSPALGPRSAHHPPQIQSQSSTDSHGYMMMLPGGSGSSPSPGQASPSPHSSSSMAGASGSDSIAERPENGEYMDMSYCSGGGRKLSNEGSGAYYTPGTPESTPKSYSPYFSLPRSYKAPTRERDEKEYGEYVPMSSPAKPVYSSVATASMSTPEKKGGGGSSTSTPSHPPPPYGAHHTTAAMADRRVVRPNRLPLGRRSFHGPLRVSEPSTASAGTSTSVSATVSSSERPSSPGEYINIEFGDHYPHQQQSPAYPLSAQDEAPSLGSSDHRHSPHQDYMSVEVAADQQDSAECLGKNQSPRPSLVAPWNPPSYIRPLASNPGALASPGVPAGGHWRSMGDDYTDMTFNLSRGERTQTSPTAMLQHLCVIEGHYGHAPSSSSSSISPPLPPSSPGRAPSQQVEPKVVRADPQGRRRHSSETFSSTSSSNSTPSGGGLAPSSSATHPTLASSTAPNGSYLTEGQASRWASSASFDSMWVSMEGLGDSPAHHAPIRAMEMGAASGTSASSSSGAGAGRMCRNMSVGYQNGLNYIALELREDGSNTGAMTSGTGSSNGSSVAAVAGTVPLPENGAYASIDFTKSDGVTTTTKD